The region GCCTGCTCAAACTGGGCAAGAATGTGGAAGGCGTGGTGGTCATGTCGCCGCTGAAAAAAGATGCCGGCTATCCGCTGAAAGAGTGGGACGTCATCACGCACATCGGCGATTCGGCCATCGACAACCAGGGCATGGTCAAGCTCAATGCCAACAGCCGCGTGCGCTTCCAGTACCGCGTGCAGCAGGTGGCGAGCCATGGCGCGGTGCCGCTGACGCTGGTGCGCAATGGCGCCGTCATGAAGGTCAGCCTGCCCGTGTCGGCGCAGCGTCCCATGCTGATCGGCGACTTGCAGGGCGATTACCCTTCGTATTTCATCTATGGCCCCATCGTCTTTTCGCGCGGCACGGCTGAATTCCTCGCCTCGGCCAGCAGCAATGCGACGACGCTGGCCGCCATGAGTTTTTATGGCAATCCGCTGGTGACGCGGCGCGGCGATGCGCCCGATGCGGCGCGCGAGGAACTGGTGGTGATCGCCGCGCCGTTTTTTCCCGCACAAGCTGATGACGGGCTACAGCAATCGCTTTGGCGCCGTGGTGCAATCGATCAATGGCGTGCCCGTGCGCAGCCTGGCGCACCTGGTGACCTTGCTGCGCGACCAGACCGATGAGTTGCTGACGATACGCTTCGACCAGCACGGCGGCGAAACCATCGTCGTGCCGCGCAAGGAGATGCTGGCGGCGACGGAATCGGTATTGACGGACAACGGCATCCGCACGGAAGCGTCGCCCGACATGCTGAAAATCTGGCAAGAAAAAACGCCGGCAGGCAAATAAGCCTCCGGCGTCCGTGATACTGGAAGGCATGGCGCACGCCATGCCTGTTTGACCTTAAGCCACTACTTTTTTCAGCCACGCGCCGATGGCGTCGATCTCTTCCTGGCACAGCGAATGCTGCATCCGGTATTCATGCCATTCCACCTTGTAACCCATGCCGGTCAGCAAGTCGCGCGACTGTTGTGCGCGGCCCAGCGGCACCACGGGGTCGTCCGTGCCATGCGCCATGAAGATCGGTGTTTCCAGGCTGGCCGGCGTGCGTTCGGCAGCCGTCTTGTCGGCCAGCGGCAGGTAGCCGGACAGGCACATCAGGCCGGCCAGCGGCTCCGCGTGGCGCAAGCCCGTCTGCAGGGTCATGGCGCAGCCTTGCGAGAAGCCGGCCAGGATGATGCGGCTGGCGGGGATGCCGCGTGCCTTTTCGCGCGCGATCAGCGCTTCGATCTGCGTCTGCGAGGCGCGCAGGCCGGCTTCATCTTCGCGACGCACCAGGTCGTTGACGAGGATGTCGTACCAGGCGCGCATCACATAGCCGTTGTTGATGGTGACGGGCATGGTGCCGGCGCTGGGGAAAATGAAGCGGATGGCGGGGCAGCCGCGCAAGTCGAGTTCTTTCACCAGGGGCACGAAGTCGTTGCCGTCGGCGCCCAGGCCGTGCATCCAGATGATGGAAACGGTGGGGTGCGGTGCGCTGTCGAGTTCTATGGTTTCCAGCAAGGTGCTCATGTATTTTCCTCAGGTAAAGGTTGCGCCGGACGCAGCGCCGATTTGGGACGGAAGGCCTTGCAGATGGCCGTGTCGGTTTCCATGTAGGGGCCACCGATGAGGTCGATGCAATACGGCACGGCGGCAAAGATGCCGTTTACCAATTGATTTCCATCAACATCCTTCAAGCCTTCCAGGGTTTCCTTGATGGCTTTCGGCTGGCCCGGCAAGTTCATGATCAGGGCGGCGCGCTCGGGCGTCTCGCGGATCACGGCCACCTGGCGCGACAAAATGGCCGTCGGCACGAAGCGCAGGCTGATCTGGCGCATCTGTTCGCCGAAACCAGGCATTTCCTTGGTTCCCACGGCCAGGGTCGCGTCCGGCGTCACATCGCGCCGCGCCGGGCCCGTGCCGCCCGTCGTCAGGATCAGGTGGCAATGGTTCAGGTCGACCATGTCGATCAGGGTGTTTTCAATCTGCGAGCGGTCGTCCGGAATCAGCCGCTTTTCCAGACGGAACGGCGTGCGGATGGCGGCCGAGAGCCAACTTTCCAGGGCAGGGATGCCCTGGTCTTCATACACGCCGCCGCTGGCGCGGTCCGAGATCGACACGAGGCCGATAATCAATTCGTCTTCGATGGTGGTGGGCATCTTGCACCTATAGAGTCTGGAGTGGCGTAAAAACAATAAAACCGGGATTATCCCGGTTTTTTGTCCATCCCTGCGTTTCGGACGGCCGATTATTCGTCGTCTTCTTGCTCAACGCCATCTTCGTCAGCATCATCCTTGCCGCCGTTTTGCTTCTTGGCGATCTGTTTCAGGATCTGGAAGATTTCGCGGTAGGCTTTTGGCGGCTTGTTCTCGGCCTGCTCCTTGCGGGCATTGCGGATCAGGGTGCGCAGGTGCTGCACGTCCAGTTCCGGGTTTTCCGACAGCAAGACGGTCAGGGCTTTGTCATCCGTCAAGAGCTTGTCGCGGCGGCGTTCCATCGCGTGCATGGCGGCCGTGTCGGCTTTCGACAAGCCTTTCCAGCTATCGATGGTGCGTTGGATGGCGGCAACTTCTTCCTCATCCAGGGTGCGCATCTTCTTGCCCACGTATTGCAGCTGGCGGCGGCGGCCTTCGTGATCCTTGATCAGCTGGCATTCGAGGATGGCGTCGCGTACGTCTTCCGGCATCGGGACGCGCTTGACGCGGTCGCGTGCTTCATTGACGAGTTCTTCGCCCAGCTTTTGCAGGACGGTCATCTGGCGCTTGAGTTCCGATTTCGACGGACGTTCATATTCCTGTTCGAATTCGGACGATTGGAAGCCGCAAGCTCCCCGGTTTGGATTTGGCATGATATATAAGGCGGGAGAGGACTTGTGGACCGCTCCTGTAAACTGTAAACGACTGCTATGATAACCTTTTTAGCGGCTTTCCGAAGAAAACAGCACATGAACGACTCCGTATTTACCCATAGCCAAGAGCAATTGAAGCAACTTGCCCGTGATGTGTTGTCTTTTGCGCGGGAAGCGGGCGGCACCGACGCCGCCGTCGAAGTCAGCGAAGGCGGTGGCCTGTCTGTTTCTGTACGAAAAGGCAAGATCGAGACGATCGAGCAAAACAAGGACAAGGGCATGGGCGTGACCGTGTTTGTCGGCAAGAAGCGCGGCAATGCCAGCACGTCCGACTTTTCGCCGTCGGCCCTGCGCGCCACCGTGGATGCCGCCTACAACATCGCCCGCTTCACGGCCGAGGACGATTGCGCGGGCCTGGCCGATGCCGAGCTGCTGGAAATGGCACCCCGCGACCTGCAGCTGTTCTATCCGTGGCTCATTTCCGCCGAGGAAGCTGTCGTGCTGGCCCAGCGGGCCGAAGCGGCCGCGTTTGCCGTCGACCCGCGCATCACGAACAGCGAAGGCGCCGGCGTGCACGTGCAGCAATCGCATTTCGTTTCCGCCAATTCGCGCGGCTTCATCGGCGGCTACCCGTTTTCGCGCCACACGCTGTCCGTGGCGCCCATCGCCGGCAAGGGCGCGAAGATGCAGCGCGACGACTGGTATTCGTCCGTGCGCGATGCATCGAAAATGTCGAGCCCGGAAGCCATCGGCCGCTATGCCGCCGAACGCGCGCTGTCGCGCCTGAATGCGCGCAAGCTGGGCACGCGCACCTGTCCCGTGCTGTTCGAGGCGCCGTTGGCGGCCGGCTTGCTGGGT is a window of Janthinobacterium sp. 1_2014MBL_MicDiv DNA encoding:
- a CDS encoding PDZ domain-containing protein, with product MQSINGVPVRSLAHLVTLLRDQTDELLTIRFDQHGGETIVVPRKEMLAATESVLTDNGIRTEASPDMLKIWQEKTPAGK
- a CDS encoding alpha/beta hydrolase, with the translated sequence MSTLLETIELDSAPHPTVSIIWMHGLGADGNDFVPLVKELDLRGCPAIRFIFPSAGTMPVTINNGYVMRAWYDILVNDLVRREDEAGLRASQTQIEALIAREKARGIPASRIILAGFSQGCAMTLQTGLRHAEPLAGLMCLSGYLPLADKTAAERTPASLETPIFMAHGTDDPVVPLGRAQQSRDLLTGMGYKVEWHEYRMQHSLCQEEIDAIGAWLKKVVA
- the mog gene encoding molybdopterin adenylyltransferase; translation: MPTTIEDELIIGLVSISDRASGGVYEDQGIPALESWLSAAIRTPFRLEKRLIPDDRSQIENTLIDMVDLNHCHLILTTGGTGPARRDVTPDATLAVGTKEMPGFGEQMRQISLRFVPTAILSRQVAVIRETPERAALIMNLPGQPKAIKETLEGLKDVDGNQLVNGIFAAVPYCIDLIGGPYMETDTAICKAFRPKSALRPAQPLPEENT
- the yjgA gene encoding ribosome biogenesis factor YjgA, producing MPNPNRGACGFQSSEFEQEYERPSKSELKRQMTVLQKLGEELVNEARDRVKRVPMPEDVRDAILECQLIKDHEGRRRQLQYVGKKMRTLDEEEVAAIQRTIDSWKGLSKADTAAMHAMERRRDKLLTDDKALTVLLSENPELDVQHLRTLIRNARKEQAENKPPKAYREIFQILKQIAKKQNGGKDDADEDGVEQEDDE
- the pmbA gene encoding metalloprotease PmbA gives rise to the protein MNDSVFTHSQEQLKQLARDVLSFAREAGGTDAAVEVSEGGGLSVSVRKGKIETIEQNKDKGMGVTVFVGKKRGNASTSDFSPSALRATVDAAYNIARFTAEDDCAGLADAELLEMAPRDLQLFYPWLISAEEAVVLAQRAEAAAFAVDPRITNSEGAGVHVQQSHFVSANSRGFIGGYPFSRHTLSVAPIAGKGAKMQRDDWYSSVRDASKMSSPEAIGRYAAERALSRLNARKLGTRTCPVLFEAPLAAGLLGTYVQATSGGALYRKSTFLLDSLGTQVLPDHLQIFEDPHVIGGVGSAPFDEEGVKTVSRDVVKDGVVQGYFLSTYTARKLGMQTTGNAGGSHNLYLTSSRTAATDDFVAMLKKLGTGLLVTELMGQGTNYVTGDYSRGASGFWVENGVIQYPVEEITIAGNMKDMLRNIVAVGADVLRRGTKQTGSILIESMVVAGG